From a single Gavia stellata isolate bGavSte3 chromosome 5, bGavSte3.hap2, whole genome shotgun sequence genomic region:
- the LCORL gene encoding ligand-dependent nuclear receptor corepressor-like protein, whose protein sequence is MEKGTDRMAAAAPAPPAAAAASQCRSPRCTAERRGVRRELDSWRHRLMHCVGFESILEGLYGPRLRRDLSLFEDCEPEELTDWSMDEKCSFCNLHKETVSDRASVTGSSQSTPTEELSSQGQSNTDKIECQAENYLNALFRKKDLPQNCDPNIPLVAQELMKKMIRQFAIEYISKSSKIQENRNGSSFEPSLICKSIQMNQTENSLQEEQDSPLDLTVNRTQEQNTQQGDGVLDLSTKKSARLEEPNYDPLCSENSVSGSTADANSEETANLEKGKSTLNKVLESFCSYHWQQTLSMLKFLIQDENVPIVCSCKQTHLVHSETPSSLTEEDVHIPFCSCNGHMLTKRCCLQNQRPNTCLPPLSVCIKDFHSLSCQAVAIGCIKTMVNKACSSHKYCAEQLQNCNRHSVKAAACTYSTKDCDLLNSIKNSSRSRSPSPPPLSPVQSKEFESLEGSVIDFPTLDNNKLELSTNQPPSLLPAEGSKGEFEYEGKTCRGKETEYSDGMLLSTDQESNNYKYINSEKAEKGEHSAIFQDLMDRINEKLKSIDTTDIATNLVKLPSSDRVPENDVKLGDFITSLLHNAKASDYSFMELLRQHDKQMENKIIQTRFRKRQETLFAMYNSPDSPFIRRQSLQIKRELASLDETLVRKKSISERNAKKATKKFDKIYPNKRHSFTVIEDEALQHLESNPCMNCQTKPICFPVHQTESFKLPLTNFQTSSGFLVLSENSAIAASQAKLTKTQGDCSTLKETDQISLKDESNGILGRTKRNIVPPGWYSVYVTNNIVFRKSSNAKKSLESLEKMKIKKDVHAERCSDINISKIVRDTNLQVVVERLEDTINLARKTNNSLLDSYKISQKLKDNAYEQVMNPAARRGLPFTLSEMGCTGQSFLPHSHVPSSSKIKTVCVTTNKQEMVIDQEINDSLLKSLTFDSFSSASNNEDLHTTSEAGEISPPLNYSSPIKLMFVSEVNSSEGIKYTLTSAAESSKGSTDICLFQGHTNTLLDKQATGDLSHAICVKDCDYSENDTKEESSCVYAEAVTSSCPVGQTTLNDSKQNDEVVEKSSSESVLKRKPGRPKKIGPQVVKQVKRPIGRPPKPKIDMTESTEPRPELSSDGKSTKSDAAVMEEVNRNKNITVTVVFGRSRRTKRHVSEGNLNVISILPTQHIDSNFANDHSKARHNAETENALTEIVKALQNSSTENEVSGYDYVRPIKSNLASPHPCGNIIRPIKKPLTTIRKPGRPAKVKISGISVTVNRVSPQERKVSISNCLPPLQQQNVLEKNIPQERKNQLCNNMGQVESMQKASREDGSNNVITTVSRKHEVPLRHSARDRKPSLHFLHSFASSSAFTCRSALLHKSYKLHLKKAKDRKEKHRQSNQSTASKDTSELRNSENAKQDLKDSEFGPINEVSSDPIFSSNPSLRWWATSTSSDTLLEELNNRFERITNTWLRVGGNEFDKCVCEKRDSIEQDCNTEMSNPLDSCLVELEASPIKMLFQKKCNMNELCTWFMQTTETQSLSLVRKANARNPLEVVSTREIKMETKQSDLSTCPFRKHFKKFALSSPSKPAGKLQILRNMARSPVLSMKSNFTLARLKRNEFKKLQRDRWGQMKKLYNQAPGGWKSKKKNLQFFCQSQLFNSTSGETNDEMPKLQEKNMVEIQPAQTLVESQSSLLPTENEARDAFVQQMMGSSDFNPHPGLENILKSHAETNGTICCQQNVRKEQSQDKLFQNTWKAKTFKDCRIFLRKINHVEEHNSFKLNNVIYSPEAVESKSNQAYMEEKRHPLLRSHSTKQNALKKQENEMETSKGSNSSKVTERLDDQFHNRKLSSGVNHDDNPAGSSEVLSRINKRKSPQWETTDTNIRKRHKRQSCSSGQMATYYPKYQVARYK, encoded by the exons acTGTGAGCCAGAAGAGCTAACTGACTGGTCTATGGATGAGAAATGTTCCTTTTGTAATTTACACAAAGAAACAGTCAGT GATCGTGCATCAGTTACCGGTTCTTCACAGTCAACGCCTACAGAGGAACTGTCATCTCAGGGCCAGTCCAACACTGATAAGATTGAATGCCAAGCAGAAAACTATCTAAATGCACTCTTTCGAAAGAAAG ATCTTCCTCAGAACTGTGATCCTAACATTCCCCTAGTTGCTCaggaattaatgaaaaaaatgatcCGTCAGTTTGCAATTGAGTACATTTCAAAAAGTAGCAAAATTCAAGAGAACAGAAATGGTTCATCGTTTGAGCCAAGCCTGATATGTAAAAGTATCCAAATGAACCAAACGGAAAACTCCCTTCAGGAAGAACAGGATAGCCCTCTAGACCTCACTGTGAATCGAACTCAAGAACAGAATACTCAGCAAG GGGATGGAGTGCTAGATCTCTCTACAAAGAAAAGCGCAAGGTTGGAAGAACCAAACTATGATCCATTGTGTTCTGAAAACTCAGTGTCTGG TTCAACAGCTGATGCAAATTCAGAGGAAACAGCTaatttggaaaaaggaaaatcaacaTTAAACAAAGTTTTGGAGTCTTTTTGTTCATATCACTGGCAACAGACTTTGTCTATGTTAAAATTTTTAATACAAGATGAAAATGTTCCTATAGTTTGCAGTTGCAAGCAAACACATTTGGTCCACTCTGAAACTCCCAGTTCCCTTACTGAAGAGGATGTTCACATTCCATTTTGCAGTTGCAATGGACATATGCTGACAAAAAGGTGCTGTTTACAAAATCAAAGACCAAACACTTGTTTACCACCTCTGTCTGTTTGTATTAAAGATTTCCATTCTTTGTCATGCCAAGCTGTAGCGATTGGATGTATTAAGACAATGGTGAACAAAGCATGTAGTTCTCATAAGTATTGTGCTGAACAATTGCAAAATTGTAACAGGCATTctgtgaaagcagcagcatgtaCATATTCAACTAAGGACTGTGATCTCCTgaacagcattaaaaattcaAGTAGATCTCGCAGCCCCTCACCGCCTCCACTATCACCTGTACAGAGTAAAGAGTTTGAGTCATTGGAGGGATCGGTTATAGATTTTCCAACTTTAGACAATAACAAGCTTGAACTATCTACCAACCAGCCTCCATCCCTCTTGCCAGctgaaggaagcaaaggagaatTTGAATACGAAGGTAAAACATGCAGAGGAAAAGAGACCGAATATTCAGATGGCATGTTGCTATCAACAGACCAAGAAAGCAacaattataaatatataaattctGAGAAGGCTGAGAAAGGTGAACATTCTGCCATTTTTCAAGATTTAATGGACCGTATTAATGAGAAGTTAAAATCAATAGACACTACAGATATAGCAACAAATCTTGTAAAACTTCCTAGCAGTGACAGGGTACCAGAAAATGATGTCAAATTAGGAGACTTCATAACCTCTCTTTTGCATAACGCTAAGGCTAGTGATTACAGCTTTATGGAATTACTTCGCCAACATGataaacaaatggaaaataaaattatccaAACAAGATTTCGCAAGCGTCAGGAAACTTTATTTGCAATGTATAATTCTCCTGATTCACCATTCATTCGACGACAGTCTTTGCAAATCAAAAGGGAGCTTGCAAGCCTTGATGAAACTCTTGtaagaaaaaagtcaatttcagagagaaatgcaaagaaagctACAAAAAAATTTGATAAAATATATCCAAACAAAAGACACAGTTTTACTGTGATAGAAGATGAGGCTTTGCAACATCTTGAAAGTAATCCATGTATGAATTGCCAAACCAAACCAATATGCTTTCCAGTACACCAAACAGAGTCTTTCAAACTACCTCTTACTAATTTTCAAACCAGCTCCGGCTTTCTAgttctttcagaaaacagtgCTATTGCAGCCAGCCAGGCAAAACTCACAAAAACACAAGGAGATTGTTCAACTTTAAAAGAGACTGATCAGATTTCTCTAAAGGATGAGAGCAATGGAATCTTGGGCAGAACTAAACGTAACATTGTGCCTCCTGGATGGTACTCTGTCTATGTAACGAACAATATTGTGTTTAGAAAGTCATCCAATGCAAAAAAGTCCTTAGAAAgtttggaaaaaatgaaaataaagaaagatgtTCATGCTGAAAGATGCAGTGACATAAATATAAGCAAAATTGTGAGAGACACAAATCTGCAAGTTGTTGTAGAGCGTTTAGAAGATACAATAAACTTAGCCAGAAAGACTAACAACTCATTGCTGGATAGTTACAAAATAAGccaaaaattaaaagataatgcTTATGAACAGGTTATGAACCCAGCTGCTAGAAGAGGCTTACCTTTCACTCTGAGTGAAATGGGATGCACAGGACAAAGCTTCCTTCCACATTCACATGTGCCAAGCAGCAGTAAAATCAAAACCGTGTGTGtgacaacaaacaaacaagaaatggTTATAGATCAAGAAATCAATGACAGCCTATTGAAATCTCTGACCTTTGATTCATTCAGCTCAGCTTCCAATAATGAGGACTTGCATACAACTTCTGAAGCTGGGGAGATCTCACCTCCCTTAAACTACTCTAGTCCTATTAAGCTTATGTTTGTCTCAGAGGTTAATAGTAGTGAAGGAATCAAATATACTTTGACATCTGCAGCTGAATCTTCTAAAGGAAGCACAgatatttgtttgtttcaggGGCACACAAACACTTTGTTAGACAAACAGGCCACAGGAGATCTTTCTCATGCAATCTGTGTCAAGGATTGTGATTACAGTGAAAATGATACCAAGGAGGAGTCAAGTTGTGTTTATGCGGAAGCAGTTACAAGCTCTTGTCCAGTTGGGCAGACTACCTTAAATGACTCAAAACAAAATGATGAAGTTGTGGAGAAATCAAGCAGTGAATcggttttaaaaagaaaacctggtAGACCAAAGAAAATAGGTCCTCAAGTTGTTAAGCAGGTTAAGAGACCTATTGGACGGcctccaaaaccaaaaattgACATGACTGAAAGCACAGAACCTAGACCTGAACTTAGCAGTGATGGCAAAAGTACCAAATCTGATGCAGCAGTAATGGAAGAAGTTAACCGCAacaaaaatattactgtgaCAGTTGTTTTTGGAAGGTCAAGAAGAACAAAGAGACATGTTTCTGAAGGTAATCTAAATGTAATCAGCATTCTGCCCACACAACACATTGATTCCAATTTTGCCAATGACCATAGCAAAGCGAGGCACAATGCGGAAACTGAAAATGCTTTGACTGAAATAGTAAAAGCTTTACAGAATTCTTCTACTGAAAACGAGGTCTCTGGTTATGACTATGTCAGACCTATCAAGAGTAACCTAGCATCACCACATCCTTGCGGCAATATTATACGGCCAATTAAGAAACCCTTAACCACCATTCGAAAACCTGGTAGGccagcaaaagtaaaaatctcCGGCATATCAGTGACTGTTAATAGAGTTTCacctcaggaaagaaaagtgagtaTTAGCAACTGTTTGCCTCCTTTACAACAGCAGAATGTGTTAGAAAAAAACATaccacaggaaagaaaaaatcaacTGTGCAATAATATGGGTCAAGTTGAGAGCATGCAGAAAGCTTCTAGAGAGGATGGATCAAACAATGTTATTACAACAGTGTCAAGAAAACATGAAGTTCCATTGAGACATTCTGCTAGGGACAGAAAACCCTCGTTGCATTTTTTACATTCGTTCGCATCTTCTAGTGCATTTACTTGTAGAAGTGCCTTACTACACAAATCTTACAAACTCCATTTGAAAAAGGCTAAAGATCGAAAGGAAAAACATAGGCAATCAAATCAGAGCACAGCATCCAAAGATACCTCAGAACtgagaaattcagaaaatgcaaaacaggaTCTTAAGGATAGTGAATTCGGGCCCATTAATGAAGTATCTTCGGATCCCATTTTTTCGTCAAACCCCTCTCTCAGGTGGTGGGCTACTTCCACTTCAAGTGACACTTTGTTGGAAGAACTAAATAATAGATTTGAACGGATAACTAATACCTGGTTGCGAGTGGGGGGAAATGAGTTTGATAAATGTGTATGTGAAAAAAGGGATTCCATTGAACAAGACTGTAATACTGAAATGTCAAACCCTTTAGACTCCTGCCTTGTAGAACTTGAAGCATCAcctataaaaatgctttttcagaaaaagtgtAATATGAATGAACTCTGCACCTGGTTTATGCAAACTACAGAAACACAGTCTCTCTCTCTAGTGAGAAAGGCAAATGCTCGCAATCCTTTAGAAGTAGTTAGTACTAGAGAGATAAAGATGGAAACTAAACAATCTGATCTTAGTACTTGCCCTTTCagaaagcactttaaaaagttTGCACTATCTTCTCCTTCAAAACCAGCAGGGAAATTACAAATATTACGTAACATGGCAAGGTCTCCAGTCTTAAGcatgaaaagtaatttcacGTTAGccagattaaaaagaaatgaatttAAGAAGTTACAGCGTGACAGGTGGGGACAAATGAAAAAGCTCTATAATCAGGCTCCTGGAGGCTGgaaatcaaaaaagaaaaatttgcagtTCTTTTGCCAAAGCCAGTTGTTTAACAGTACAAGTGGGGAAACCAATGATGAAATGCCCAagctccaggaaaaaaatatggtagAAATCCAGCCCGCTCAGACTTTGGTAGAATCTCAGAGTAGCCTCTTGCCAACTGAAAATGAAGCCAGAGATGCATTTGTTCAACAGATGATGGGATCTTCTGACTTTAACCCACATCCTGGTTTAGAAAACATACTTAAGTCACATGCAGAGACAAATGGAACAATTTGTTGCCAACAAAATGTTAGAAAAGAACAAAGCCAAGATAAACTGTTTCAAAATACTTGGAAAGCCAAAACCTTTAAAGATTGTAGgatatttctgagaaaaatcaaCCATGTTGAGGAGCACAATTCATTTAAGTTAAATAACGTCATTTATTCTCCTGAAGCTGTTGAAAGTAAAAGCAATCAGGCctatatggaagaaaaaagacatccTCTTTTAAGGTCCCATTCTACTAAGCAAAATGCattaaagaaacaagaaaatgaaatggaaacatCTAAAGGATCTAATTCTTCTAAAGTGACTGAAAGGCTGGATGACCAGTTTCACAACAGAAAGTTAAGTAGTGGTGTAAACCATGATGATAATCCTGCTGGTAGTTCTGAAGTTCTTagcagaataaacaaaagaaaaagtccaCAATGGGAGACCACTGATACAAATATAAGAAAAAGGCATAAGAGACAATCATGCAGTAGTGGACAAATGGCAACTTATTACCCAAAGTACCAAGTCG